Sequence from the Maribacter algicola genome:
ATACATTAACCGCTTCATTTCAAGACTTGATGCTTCATCAATCACTTTGCCCTGTTCCAACTGGACCAAAAATTTCATCAACCCCAATGGGGTGCCAATACTACCTCCTTTGTCGCCCACATAGGTGTTCGCCCCTCCGGTAAAAAAACTGCCCAGACGCCATTCTTCATGGGTTATACCCAATTGCCGTAAAGGAAGGTTGACAATATCATTGGCCATATCGGTCAATAGCTTTTTTGGAGTTTCCTTAAAATAGGCATCTGCCTCTTCTTGGGTCAATTCCGGATATTTTTCGCAAAAGACAGACATTAACAAAGCCTCACGCCAAACAATACTTGCCGCACCGTTATTACTGACCGAAAGCATGTGATCTGCCCATTCAAAAAGCGTAAAGACATCACTTGCGATGACCTGCCTTTTGACCAAGGTATTTTTTTCTATATTGAAAATAGGAACGGTGTGTTCATCTGTAAGGCCCCAAACCCCTGACTTTACCGACTTATTTTTTAGCAGCTCGATCCGCTGTTCAAAGGAGTCAGGATATATCTTGGCCAATTGAGTGAACAAAGCGTTCAAAACTGCCAACTTACCAACGCTTCCCGGTTGGTAGCCCAAGGTTTCATTTCGCTGTGCATAGCGTGTGCTGTCAGGATTCGAAATATCAAGCACTGCAATGGAATAGCTTCTGTCAAGTCCTCGAAATAATCCACCTATTTCCCTTTGGAGACCATCATCAACTTGAAAAAAAGACCCCAGACTATCTTCTTTTCTTGACGCTAAATTCAACGAAATCTCTTCCCAAGATTTTAAAGCTCCCAACGGGATGGTTGCGGCATCCTTGAGTTCGCCACTTTGGATGAGTTCCAACCGCTTCAATCGCTTTATGCCGGTTCGTTCATAGCCGTCAATGGGATAGGGCGATACAGTAAAGGCCATCACCAGAAAACAAATCGACGCCAATGCAACTATTTTTTTCATAGCTATAGATTTTTTGATAAGGAAATCATTTTGTTCAATTCCACTTTTGGGGTAATCGATTCCAAATAATCAGAGCTCAGGGCCTTTTTGTTTTCTACAAAGGGACGGATTTGAAACAACCACAATTTATCATCCTTAAAACCAAGTTCAACATCATAGGCCCCATGATAATCGGATTTTGTTTCCTTTGGAATACGTTCTTGAATCGTTGTGGCCATACCGCGAATATCTTTAAGATTCTTTGGGTTGAGCACGGGAGATTCAAAAGTGGCGCTTTTTTTTAGGGTTCCCCCAGTTTTGGGTAGGCTGTTATAGTAGGATTCACGGGCAGGTGCCAGCAACATATTCTGGCCATTTTCCTTCAATAAGTATTGTTCGGCAGCCTGCCCATCCACCGCACCACCTGCACCACGGCTAAAGGCAATAGTTAAATCCTTTTCGTTGCCCGAAACGATTCCCTTAGTAATCAAAACTCCGGAATAATCAACATCGACACTTGGAATCACCAAAATGGAAGGAAATACATTTTCTGGGTTCAACAAATACTTTTGTCTCCATTTGAAACTACGCTCCGTATAAGGGGAAGCCCAGACGGCACGAACTCCATCCAATATCTTCTCCTCTTCAAACACATTGAAAAGGGTAAGATTGAGTCCTGCTCCGGTAAAATCCTTTAAATCTTCCATATTGGTATCGCTCCTAAGGAAGACCGGGACTTTACCTATTTCTGAACCCAAGACATTTTTAAACCCTGCCTTTAACGCTTCCACGAATTTAGCATTCAGCGGCATTATTTTAATGGCTTCGCGAAGTACTTCCAACTGCTGTAACTGGTAGTTTTCAACCTCTTTTTCTTCTACGGAATTTGAACGCATTCGGTCAGCTTCGGTAAACACCCCGTTTAGAAAAGTCCAATAGCTTACAGTTTGCCCCGGCATGGTCTGGTCCATATGTTCCCTAAAAATCCCAAAGGGAATGACCAACCCTTCAACCACATAATCTGGAAACATTTTTTTCAACTGCCCTAGATTTGCTGCTTTTGGGCCACATAGTTTTCCAGAATCTTCGACATCAACAGTGCGCATATCCAAGACCTCTTTTTCATCCAAACGAATTTGTCCGACAGGCACTTCAATGCGTTCATCCTTCCGTTCTTTTTTTGTAAATAAGCTTTTTTCTGTCTCACTCATTTGCGCTTCGGGTTTCAATATCACATTTCCCTTGTTAGAAACGGCAAAGAACACCCGTTGCCCGTCATACTTTTTGAGTTGTTGCAAGTTTTCATCGGAAAGTGCTGCATTGGGGATTGCCAAATTGCGGGCCAATAATTGCACATGGGAAACCATATTTCCTTCGGCTACCGTGGCAATTCCTGCCACTGGCTTCAAGTCGGAAGGGGGACTTTGAAACACATAGATTTTATCCGAAGATACTTCGATATCATCTGAACTGCCTCCAATAACTACCAACTCCCCAAATGCATACCCGGGATTCAATCCGCGAATGGTGCTTTGGTTGGACAAATCCATCACTTTATTGGTCAATGAGGATTCCGAAGCGATAAAACTACCAAGCTCCCCCACGGCATTTCCCAAGTGAAGGGCCACGGAGCCCCTGATTCTGTCATCGATAAAACCGGACGCCAAGGGCTCAAAGCCGGAGTAGGTTTTAACAACATCGTCGTAATTGGCCTTGACCATGCTGGCACTCCATTCCACCCCACTTAGCGCTTGTTGCAGGGTTTCTGTCAACTCGGCCAGTGAAAGGGTTCGAGATTCATAGTTGGAAAGGTAGCCCTGAAGTTGATTCCATTCCCATTCCTCTAAATATCCAGCTCCAGCGGAAGCCATACCTAAGTGGCATATTTTCTCTAGGAGAGATTGTAAGTTATTGGTTTTCCAATTCAATGCATTTTTGAAGACCAAACCTTCCAGTTTTAGGGAAACATCCAAAAGGTTCAATCGAACCTGTGGATCGGTCTCCAATAAAATTCCCTCCCTAAGCTTTAAAAGTAAATCTGAAGCCTCACGAACCAATTCGGTAGGATTAGTAGCCAGATTGCCATTATTTGCAAATTGGTTCAGGACGGTTTTCAGTTCTGAATTTTGAAGGTTACCACTATTTTTGCTAAGCGATCCCAAATCTATAGGCTTGTGAAATTCACGCATGGTAGAAAGCAATTCCTTGAACTGGGAGTTCAAGGTACCGGTCAATTTATCTTGATGTTTATTTACGAACTGCTCCACTTTTTGAATATCGGAAGGTTCTGGTCGTCCATGAATTTTGATGCGTAGTTCCATAAAAGGCACATATTCATCTGACAGCACTTTCGACTCACTTCTCATTTTTTGGGCAATGTTGCTATCACCGCTATGTGGCACATCTTTGAGCGACTGCCGAATCAAAAAATAGTTTTTCGTAAGGTTTTCATCCTCTTTCAACAATCCTTTATAAAAGTCGATACCCCAAGACTCTTCATCTTCAGCCTGAACGGCACCCCTGTAGTACTGACCTTTTTGTAAAATCCAACCATCATCAACACTTTTTAGGTATTGCTCCAACTGGTATTGTTTCAAACGGGCATGGTTATTATCAGCATCCCAAAAATCCTTTGGGTCCGTGTAGGCAAGAATTTGACCAAAATAAATATGGTTTGACTTGCCCAACTCCACAACATCATCACGATATCTGGCATGTTGCCAGCCTGGGCCTATTTCATCAGGGCAAGGATCCTTCGGCTGGCGAATGCTCCCATCGGTACAGAACCAACGAATGTCTTTGTAGGGGCCGCGAATGTCCTGCTTTAATTTAGATATTAGCTCTGAAATTCCCTTATTGTCCCTTATTTGAGCTAGAATAGAACTTTGCCAAAAAAAGCACGTTAAAAAAAATAAAACATATTTTTTCAAGTTTCTACAATTTTTTTAGGTGTTATAGGATAATACTCCTTTAAAGACAGACTTACCTTTATTACGCCTTCCCCAATTTAATATAGCTCTAAATTCAACAATTTTTGGTTAAAAGTGTCCGTTTCGAGGAAGAATTCTTCTCCGGAACACTCTTTGTAATTCTTTCGGTGAATTTTTATAAAATCAAGGGAGGCTAGCTATAATTTACTTACAAAAAAATAAAGGCAAGCTACGTTTTAGCTTGCTTTGTTTACAACCTTGTTTGGATTTACTCGTGAACGCAACACGATTGCATATCGATTTTATTCAAAGTTGTAAATACAAAACCTAGCTACTATCGCTGCCTGCCTTCATTTTTGTCCGAATTGGCAAACAAGTTTGCATTTCTCCCAAAAATAAAGAACCACGCCAATTGGCGTGGTTTTGTGAGTGTCGTGATCGCGAGAGGATTCGCACCTCTGACCATCTGCTAACCCTTAATTTTATTGGGTTTCGCCTTGCTTATGTTTTGTAACTAACCAAATTACAGACTACTATGAGCAATCTCATTTCGTAGGACCCAAAATTAACTATAAAATATTAAACCTGTCCTAAAAATCGGGGTATCTACATTCATGCCCATGAATAAATTCAAAGGTTTGTATGAGTATATTATATGAGGCTTTGTCTTCTAGCCTTTTGAACAGCCTCTAACTTGTTGTGGACCTGAAGCTTCCTGTAAATATTCTCGATATGCTTCCTTACAGTACTTGGGGATAGGAAGAGATTATTGGCAATCACGGTATAGCTTAACCCTTCCGCCAGTTGTTCCAATACTTCTTTTTCACGTGTACTTAACGAAACGTCATCTTCCTGTACGGATAGTGATTCTTGTTTTTCCGGATATCGTAATAATTTGAGCGTCTTTACCGCAATGGAAGGGCTCATCGCCGCACCTCCCCCAAGAGTCTCGGTAATGGCATTGTACAACTTTTGTCCTTCAATTTCCTTGAGCAAATACCCATCGGCACCGGCCTGGATAGCATTAAAAATATTCTCGTCATTATCAAAAACGGTAAGCATGAGAACCTTAATATGAGGATATTTTTGTTTCATTATCCTAACCGTTTCAATACCATCTAAAACGGGCATTTCTATGTCCATGAGCACCAAATCTAGATTATGGTTTTTTTCCAACCGTGCCAGTAAATCGCTACCGTTAGAGACCATGTGCTTGATGCTCAATTCATTAAAATCGACCAGTTTTTCACGGATGGCCCGCGCCAAAAATGTATTGTCGTCTACAATAGCCAGTTTTATTTTGCTCATGGTCTTATTTTTTTAGTAGTACGGTAATTAAACCCTTACAGTCAACGTTACCTTGGTACCTTTGCCGATAACACTTTTCTGGTTAAAATCAATACTCGCTTTTTCTGCTCTGTTACGCATTATATGGAGACCGTTTCCGGTTGATTCTCTTGCTGTATCGAATCCTTTGCCAAAATCTTGGATAACGAGTTTGACCAGATTTTCAGACTCCTTAAACGATACGACTATCTGGGGGCTTTCCGAATGTTTTACCGCGTTGTTGACGGATTCTTGAATAATCCGGAACAGGTTCATTCCAACAAACGCATTAAGCACCTTATTGTTGGGGGTTCCCTCAATTTTTACATTGACTTTATCATCCGTTGCCTCATGTACAGTTGCCGCTAATTGCCGGGTCCGTTCCATAATGTCTTCCAAACTAATCTCGTCCTTGTTCATCGCCCAAATGGTATCCCGAAGCTCGGTGATGGTAACCAGTGAAAACTGTTTCATTTGGGTGAGCTTTTCTATTAAGAATACTTCGCCTTTATCTATTCCGCGCTTTGCGGCATCGGTTATTGAGGTGAGGTAGGTGAGCTGCGACCCAATATTGTCATGTAAATCTCGGGCAATACGTAAACGTTGTTCCTTAAGGTTTTCCTGTGCTCGGGCCTCTGCCATCGCCTTTTGCAGTGCGGTTTCTCTAGCAAAGTTCTTTGCTTTCAATTTTTGTTCTCTAAATAGAACAAAGCTTAATACCAAAAGTATCACCATCAAACCACCACTGCCAATCAGCATATTGTTGCGGTTTTTCAGAGCTAGTTCATTTTCTGCCAACTCTTTTTGTTGGCGCAGAATCTCATTTTGCTTCTGCTCCGACTCGTACTTTGCCTTTAGGTTGAACATTTCCCTCGCTTTTTCGGCAAAGTAAAGACTGTCCCTAGCGGCCTTATGTTTTTGATGATAAACATAGGCCTTTTTGAAATCCAGTTTTTCTTCATATATCAGGGACAACGTTTTGGCAAGCACATCAATACCTGGAAGGTAATCTATTGAATCTGCTTCTTGATATGTGTTCAAAGCTAAGTTTTCGGCACGATTGGTTTTTCCCTGTTCAAGATAGATATTGGCCAAATCGTTTTTTAAGGAAACCTGTGCCAAACGTTCTCCCCTTTCCTCTTGAATGGCTATGGCCCGGTTATAAAAAAGTTCAGCATCATCAAAATTTCCAAGCGCCCAACTTGCCAAGGCCATGTTCGTCAACGGATACCCTGTATCCAATCTTGCTCCGATGGTGTTGTAGTCCTCAAATGATTTTTTGGCATATTCAAATGCTTTATCAAACTGCTTTTTTTCAAGATAGGCCGCAGCCAAGCTATTATAGGACATCGCCACAAAATAATCGTTTCCTATCTTCCTGTACATATCCAATGCCTTTTGGTAATATTCCAGTGAAAGGTCAGGCTCTTGAACCAGCTTGTATCTGTTTCCCAAATTCAAATAGGATCCTGCAATCCATAGACTGTCCTTCCCTGCAATAAAGTTCTCCAAGGCTTTGAACTGATAATCTACAGCGATGTCAAATTCAGAAAGGGCCTCATAGGCATTGGATATATTGGTATAGAGACTTCCCAACACATAGTATTCCTTTGAATTTTCCAAAATGGGCCTAGCCTTCATGTGATATTCCAATGCTTCTTTAGGTCTGCCAGTATCCCATGAAAGAATACCGTAGGTCATCCAAATTCTTGCCCTGTAATAATCATCATCCAATGCTTCTGCTTCCTTGAAAGCCAAGTCGACATAATATCTGGCACTGTCCACATTTATGGATCGAAACTTCATTCCGACATCCTTAAGGGCCAACACTTTATCGCCGCCCTTCTTCAATTGGGCGGTATCCTTTAGTGCTTTGATTTCTCTTTTAAAATCCTGTGCCAAAATTGACTGTCCTGAGAATATCAAAAAGAATAGAAAGGTGATTGGAAATTTGTAATAAGTGGTCATTAAAGCAAAAAAATGGTTGGTGCCTAAAACTAGTTCAATTGATTTTATAATTTAAGTCTTTGCAGAAAAATTAATTTGCTTTGTCCACCAACTTTTGGATAGTGGCATCCAGAAACGATTCAATGGCCATTTCAGCACCCCGCTTATATTTTTCCGAATCGCATTTTACGACCGAAACATTGATGTCTTCCTTGTCCTCAACCCTCCAGACATGGAACACCCCGGCATCCATTCCGCGCTTGTCAACATCTGCCCCTTGTGAAGCATCAAATTTTTGCTTTTCTAGTACGCCTTCAACTTCCACTCCATGATTGGAAACCACCTGCCCAATGTTGAACCTGTTGAAACTGGATTCATCAATCTTAAAATCGGTCTCGGCCTTTACCTGTGCGTACCCGGCATGTCTGTTCAAGGCTCTTGTGGTTTCGCTCAATGCATTATCAAAAGAAATTACGTTCAATACTACTTTGTTGAAAATAAAATCGTTTTTCTGGTTGGCCACCTTCATTTCGACCTGCTCCTCGTAATTGGCTAGCTTTAATGGCCCAGCGTTCTTGTTCTCCATATTTTGCTTTGCCACGATAAATTTTTGTCCTGTGGGACGCATTACTATGTCACCGAACTCATCTCCTTTTTCGCCACCTTGACCAGACCTCAAATCCCATCTTTGTTCACGGTTTTTCTCATAGGCGCTATGGTTCCATAATTCCTCAATGGGAGCTATT
This genomic interval carries:
- a CDS encoding tetratricopeptide repeat-containing sensor histidine kinase — encoded protein: MTTYYKFPITFLFFLIFSGQSILAQDFKREIKALKDTAQLKKGGDKVLALKDVGMKFRSINVDSARYYVDLAFKEAEALDDDYYRARIWMTYGILSWDTGRPKEALEYHMKARPILENSKEYYVLGSLYTNISNAYEALSEFDIAVDYQFKALENFIAGKDSLWIAGSYLNLGNRYKLVQEPDLSLEYYQKALDMYRKIGNDYFVAMSYNSLAAAYLEKKQFDKAFEYAKKSFEDYNTIGARLDTGYPLTNMALASWALGNFDDAELFYNRAIAIQEERGERLAQVSLKNDLANIYLEQGKTNRAENLALNTYQEADSIDYLPGIDVLAKTLSLIYEEKLDFKKAYVYHQKHKAARDSLYFAEKAREMFNLKAKYESEQKQNEILRQQKELAENELALKNRNNMLIGSGGLMVILLVLSFVLFREQKLKAKNFARETALQKAMAEARAQENLKEQRLRIARDLHDNIGSQLTYLTSITDAAKRGIDKGEVFLIEKLTQMKQFSLVTITELRDTIWAMNKDEISLEDIMERTRQLAATVHEATDDKVNVKIEGTPNNKVLNAFVGMNLFRIIQESVNNAVKHSESPQIVVSFKESENLVKLVIQDFGKGFDTARESTGNGLHIMRNRAEKASIDFNQKSVIGKGTKVTLTVRV
- a CDS encoding PEP/pyruvate-binding domain-containing protein, whose protein sequence is MKKYVLFFLTCFFWQSSILAQIRDNKGISELISKLKQDIRGPYKDIRWFCTDGSIRQPKDPCPDEIGPGWQHARYRDDVVELGKSNHIYFGQILAYTDPKDFWDADNNHARLKQYQLEQYLKSVDDGWILQKGQYYRGAVQAEDEESWGIDFYKGLLKEDENLTKNYFLIRQSLKDVPHSGDSNIAQKMRSESKVLSDEYVPFMELRIKIHGRPEPSDIQKVEQFVNKHQDKLTGTLNSQFKELLSTMREFHKPIDLGSLSKNSGNLQNSELKTVLNQFANNGNLATNPTELVREASDLLLKLREGILLETDPQVRLNLLDVSLKLEGLVFKNALNWKTNNLQSLLEKICHLGMASAGAGYLEEWEWNQLQGYLSNYESRTLSLAELTETLQQALSGVEWSASMVKANYDDVVKTYSGFEPLASGFIDDRIRGSVALHLGNAVGELGSFIASESSLTNKVMDLSNQSTIRGLNPGYAFGELVVIGGSSDDIEVSSDKIYVFQSPPSDLKPVAGIATVAEGNMVSHVQLLARNLAIPNAALSDENLQQLKKYDGQRVFFAVSNKGNVILKPEAQMSETEKSLFTKKERKDERIEVPVGQIRLDEKEVLDMRTVDVEDSGKLCGPKAANLGQLKKMFPDYVVEGLVIPFGIFREHMDQTMPGQTVSYWTFLNGVFTEADRMRSNSVEEKEVENYQLQQLEVLREAIKIMPLNAKFVEALKAGFKNVLGSEIGKVPVFLRSDTNMEDLKDFTGAGLNLTLFNVFEEEKILDGVRAVWASPYTERSFKWRQKYLLNPENVFPSILVIPSVDVDYSGVLITKGIVSGNEKDLTIAFSRGAGGAVDGQAAEQYLLKENGQNMLLAPARESYYNSLPKTGGTLKKSATFESPVLNPKNLKDIRGMATTIQERIPKETKSDYHGAYDVELGFKDDKLWLFQIRPFVENKKALSSDYLESITPKVELNKMISLSKNL
- a CDS encoding serine hydrolase; protein product: MKKIVALASICFLVMAFTVSPYPIDGYERTGIKRLKRLELIQSGELKDAATIPLGALKSWEEISLNLASRKEDSLGSFFQVDDGLQREIGGLFRGLDRSYSIAVLDISNPDSTRYAQRNETLGYQPGSVGKLAVLNALFTQLAKIYPDSFEQRIELLKNKSVKSGVWGLTDEHTVPIFNIEKNTLVKRQVIASDVFTLFEWADHMLSVSNNGAASIVWREALLMSVFCEKYPELTQEEADAYFKETPKKLLTDMANDIVNLPLRQLGITHEEWRLGSFFTGGANTYVGDKGGSIGTPLGLMKFLVQLEQGKVIDEASSLEMKRLMYMTDRRIRYAQSPSLKEAAVYFKSGSLYKCDRSKGEECGKYMGNVMNYMNSIIIVEHPDNCKYIVALMSNVLRKNSASDHMYLANLIDKAIRKG
- a CDS encoding response regulator, which gives rise to MSKIKLAIVDDNTFLARAIREKLVDFNELSIKHMVSNGSDLLARLEKNHNLDLVLMDIEMPVLDGIETVRIMKQKYPHIKVLMLTVFDNDENIFNAIQAGADGYLLKEIEGQKLYNAITETLGGGAAMSPSIAVKTLKLLRYPEKQESLSVQEDDVSLSTREKEVLEQLAEGLSYTVIANNLFLSPSTVRKHIENIYRKLQVHNKLEAVQKARRQSLI